One Spiroplasma endosymbiont of Nebria brevicollis DNA window includes the following coding sequences:
- a CDS encoding F0F1 ATP synthase subunit A yields the protein MPQLVTIFITTIFIVVISYIYYYKVKRMKADEEPRGIVLVVELVIKSVEKNVVDVLGSKYKNLTIYLLYVMSYILIGNWLSIIGFESQSSMYTVTLSMAMVTFVGIYFVGIKFQKLLFFKKFVVNPLELITQFAPLISLSFRLFGNILGGSIIISMLYGVTGMVWGEIPIIGQMNLLIGLMGPFLHIYFDLFAGSIQALIFGTLTLVYWKLQMDEASHKSELTVKLPRKLRKQQMDSDEEMCLERLIMERK from the coding sequence ATGCCCCAACTCGTAACAATTTTTATAACTACTATCTTTATAGTCGTTATTAGTTATATTTATTATTACAAAGTTAAACGTATGAAGGCTGATGAAGAACCACGAGGAATTGTCTTAGTTGTTGAGTTAGTTATCAAGTCAGTAGAAAAAAATGTTGTTGATGTACTTGGTAGCAAATACAAAAACTTAACAATTTATCTATTGTACGTAATGAGTTATATTTTGATAGGTAACTGATTGTCAATTATTGGTTTTGAATCACAATCTTCAATGTATACAGTTACTCTGTCAATGGCCATGGTAACATTTGTTGGAATATATTTTGTAGGAATTAAATTTCAAAAATTATTATTTTTTAAAAAGTTTGTTGTTAATCCCTTAGAATTAATTACTCAATTTGCACCTTTAATTTCATTATCATTCCGTTTATTTGGTAATATTTTAGGAGGAAGTATTATTATAAGTATGCTTTATGGTGTTACTGGTATGGTTTGAGGTGAAATACCAATCATTGGCCAAATGAACTTATTGATTGGTCTTATGGGTCCTTTCTTGCATATTTATTTTGATTTATTTGCCGGAAGTATTCAAGCTTTAATTTTTGGAACGTTAACCCTTGTTTATTGGAAATTGCAAATGGATGAAGCGAGTCATAAAAGCGAACTCACTGTTAAGTTACCAAGGAAATTACGGAAACAACAAATGGATTCTGATGAGGAAATGTGCTTAGAACGCCTTATTATGGAACGTAAATAA
- a CDS encoding F0F1 ATP synthase subunit delta yields MMDEDVVNQWSNGLFQLTKEIKKVTEFAEESNQLIDIFVTYPDFINIASSSNLTTELRKSIIIATFQNRIKPYLLNFFLLLIDQHHFRYVRLILKEFRKICNEYHDIHYGIIYSVVKLSSQQIKKIQVKIEKIINYKIEVVNKIDESLIGGIKVKVQNQVFDGSIKGQIERLKSQLLNHE; encoded by the coding sequence ATGATGGATGAAGATGTAGTTAATCAATGAAGTAATGGTCTTTTTCAACTAACAAAAGAAATAAAAAAAGTTACTGAGTTTGCTGAAGAAAGTAACCAATTAATTGATATTTTTGTTACTTACCCCGATTTTATTAACATTGCGAGCAGTAGTAATTTAACAACTGAATTAAGAAAATCAATTATTATTGCTACTTTTCAAAATCGTATTAAGCCTTATTTGTTAAATTTTTTCTTATTGTTAATTGACCAACATCATTTCCGCTACGTACGATTAATTCTTAAAGAATTTCGTAAGATTTGTAATGAATATCATGATATTCATTATGGAATTATTTATTCTGTTGTTAAACTTTCTTCACAACAAATTAAAAAAATTCAAGTTAAGATTGAAAAAATTATTAATTATAAAATTGAAGTAGTGAATAAAATTGATGAATCACTAATTGGTGGTATCAAAGTTAAAGTTCAAAATCAAGTTTTTGATGGTTCAATTAAAGGTCAAATTGAACGATTAAAATCACAATTATTAAATCATGAATAG
- a CDS encoding HTH domain-containing protein, which translates to MWRVIEILKFFQDSSAVSINFLTDKFNVTSRTLQRDIVFINSSLKRISNCKIFRKQNEFLFNDIKKQKAIKILLAQFIQTANENTFVRISVLFLSLVWQKNYVTSSELLANITSANMYTLKKDIISLNNFLDNHNLNVKLEFKTNLGFKLIGCEQNLLFITTIMTINSNKELPSSLNEKSLTYIYESIKTLIINSGYKKYYNEQLIWFLTIAIRRMKFNYFLTKNMLIKFNVPKIIKKDIDNLLTLIVR; encoded by the coding sequence GTGTGGCGTGTTATCGAGATACTTAAATTTTTTCAAGATTCTTCAGCAGTTAGTATTAATTTTTTAACTGACAAGTTTAACGTTACTTCTAGAACTTTGCAAAGAGACATTGTCTTTATTAATAGTTCATTAAAGAGAATAAGCAATTGTAAGATTTTTAGAAAGCAAAATGAGTTTTTATTTAATGATATTAAAAAACAAAAAGCAATTAAAATTTTGCTGGCACAATTTATCCAAACAGCTAATGAAAATACCTTTGTTAGAATTAGTGTTTTATTTTTAAGTTTAGTATGACAAAAAAACTATGTAACCAGTAGTGAATTGCTTGCTAATATAACTAGTGCAAATATGTATACTTTAAAAAAAGACATTATTAGTTTAAATAATTTTTTAGATAATCATAATTTAAACGTTAAATTAGAATTTAAAACTAATTTAGGTTTTAAACTTATTGGCTGTGAACAAAATTTACTATTTATAACCACTATTATGACAATCAATTCTAATAAAGAACTTCCTTCCTCATTAAATGAGAAATCCCTAACATATATTTATGAATCAATTAAAACTTTAATTATTAATAGTGGTTATAAAAAATATTATAATGAACAACTAATCTGATTTTTGACTATTGCTATTAGAAGAATGAAATTTAATTATTTTCTTACAAAAAATATGTTAATTAAATTCAATGTTCCTAAAATTATAAAAAAAGATATTGATAATCTTTTAACATTAATTGTTAGATAA
- a CDS encoding helix-turn-helix domain-containing protein, translating into MKYLLNLSSSCRKEIVRLFRNGTSVKELANNYGVSTHQISNILRDFIKYGDKSFTIRESGKQSFNTLLSEEQQKIHLLEKKIKKLEVQEELSKKLETYLEQIKTNKSE; encoded by the coding sequence TTGAAATATTTATTAAACTTATCTAGCTCATGCCGAAAAGAAATAGTCAGACTATTTAGAAATGGAACAAGTGTAAAAGAATTAGCTAACAACTATGGAGTTTCTACCCATCAAATTAGTAATATCTTAAGAGATTTCATTAAATATGGAGATAAAAGTTTTACAATTAGAGAATCAGGTAAACAATCTTTTAATACCCTTCTTAGTGAAGAACAGCAAAAAATTCATTTATTGGAAAAGAAAATTAAGAAACTAGAGGTGCAAGAGGAATTATCAAAAAAATTGGAGACTTATCTTGAACAAATAAAGACCAACAAAAGTGAATAA
- the prfA gene encoding peptide chain release factor 1, whose amino-acid sequence MNQKTLEQLSLLTNKYYEIELQLEDPNAISRDKYTELTKERSRLEPIVEQYLNYDKIVKEIFEAKKALAFEQDIELLDMLKMDIKENENQLEIAENDLKLTLIPKDINDDKNVLIEIRGAVGGDEANIFAGDLYRMYIKYAETQRWKIETIEAKEALNGGFSYISFMIKGKHVFSKMKFEAGGHRVQRVPKTESQGRVHTSIATVAVLPEVNEVEIKINPADLRIDTYRSSGAGGQHVNTTDSAIRITHIPTGIVVTSQDGRSQHDNKDKAMRVLRAKMYEQQVEEQHQKLGNLRKNAVGSGERSEKIRTYNYAQNRVTDHRIGLSLLKLERIMEGSIDEIIISLISGEQKAKLENIEENISTLK is encoded by the coding sequence ATGAATCAAAAAACATTAGAACAACTATCATTGCTTACTAACAAATATTATGAAATTGAATTACAATTAGAAGATCCAAATGCCATAAGTAGAGATAAATATACTGAATTAACAAAAGAGCGAAGTAGATTAGAACCAATTGTTGAACAGTATTTAAATTATGACAAAATTGTTAAAGAAATTTTTGAAGCAAAAAAAGCACTAGCATTTGAACAAGATATTGAATTACTTGATATGCTAAAAATGGATATTAAAGAAAATGAAAATCAATTAGAAATCGCTGAAAATGATTTAAAGTTAACTTTAATACCAAAAGATATTAATGATGATAAAAATGTTCTAATTGAAATTAGAGGCGCTGTTGGTGGTGACGAAGCAAATATCTTTGCTGGTGATTTGTATAGAATGTATATTAAGTATGCTGAAACTCAACGCTGAAAAATTGAAACTATTGAAGCCAAAGAAGCACTGAATGGTGGTTTTAGTTACATTTCCTTTATGATTAAAGGCAAACATGTATTTTCTAAAATGAAATTTGAAGCTGGTGGTCATCGTGTTCAAAGAGTTCCTAAAACTGAATCACAAGGGCGCGTTCATACTTCAATCGCTACAGTGGCAGTTTTACCAGAAGTTAATGAAGTAGAAATTAAAATCAATCCTGCTGATCTAAGAATTGATACTTATCGTTCTAGTGGCGCTGGTGGGCAACATGTTAATACTACTGATTCTGCCATTAGAATTACACACATTCCAACTGGTATTGTTGTCACATCACAAGATGGTCGTAGTCAACATGATAATAAAGATAAAGCCATGCGTGTTTTAAGAGCTAAAATGTATGAGCAACAAGTTGAAGAACAACATCAAAAACTTGGTAACTTACGAAAAAACGCGGTTGGTAGTGGTGAACGTTCTGAAAAAATTAGAACATATAATTATGCCCAAAATCGGGTAACTGACCATCGCATTGGTTTATCTTTATTAAAGTTAGAACGTATTATGGAAGGCAGTATTGATGAAATTATTATCTCCTTAATTAGTGGAGAACAAAAAGCAAAATTAGAAAATATTGAAGAAAATATTAGCACACTAAAGTAA
- the atpF gene encoding F0F1 ATP synthase subunit B: MNFNFNAIVSGDDIVNQLFPNLPVFIAHIFASVILLLVLWRWVYAPFRKALHGRHLAIKDKLDDAASKQSLANQDRGEASQILKVAKIEAQEIIVNAQNDGYNKRKEIIDKAQDESMRITNQSKRDLIRARKEAEAQINEQIKQVALEAAKKIIGSEINAKKHEQLIDDFIKELE; encoded by the coding sequence ATGAATTTTAATTTTAATGCTATTGTATCTGGTGACGATATAGTAAACCAACTATTTCCTAACTTACCTGTATTCATAGCTCATATTTTTGCATCAGTAATTTTATTACTAGTACTTTGAAGATGAGTATATGCTCCTTTTCGAAAAGCACTGCACGGTCGTCATTTAGCAATTAAAGACAAACTTGATGATGCTGCTAGTAAACAATCACTAGCTAACCAAGATCGTGGAGAAGCTAGTCAAATTTTAAAAGTTGCTAAAATCGAAGCGCAAGAAATTATTGTTAATGCTCAAAATGATGGTTACAACAAACGTAAAGAAATTATTGATAAAGCACAAGATGAAAGTATGCGTATTACTAATCAATCAAAACGTGATTTAATTCGTGCTCGTAAAGAAGCAGAAGCTCAAATTAACGAACAAATTAAACAAGTAGCTTTAGAAGCTGCTAAAAAGATTATCGGTTCAGAAATTAATGCTAAAAAACATGAACAATTGATTGATGACTTTATTAAAGAATTAGAATAG
- the atpE gene encoding ATP synthase F0 subunit C encodes MEILTHLVHWFNFLAAADGLTNLKYVGAGLSTISCAGSGIGQGFAAGKAVEAVSRNPEVESKIRTQFVIGAAIAESGAIYGLVVSLILIFVAR; translated from the coding sequence ATGGAAATATTAACACACTTAGTGCACTGATTTAATTTTTTAGCAGCAGCAGACGGATTAACAAACTTAAAATATGTGGGAGCAGGATTATCAACTATTTCTTGTGCTGGTAGTGGGATTGGTCAAGGTTTTGCCGCTGGTAAAGCTGTTGAAGCGGTATCACGTAACCCTGAAGTTGAATCAAAGATTAGAACGCAATTTGTTATTGGTGCAGCTATTGCCGAATCTGGTGCTATTTATGGTTTAGTTGTTTCACTAATCTTAATTTTTGTAGCAAGGTAA
- the upp gene encoding uracil phosphoribosyltransferase encodes MENNKNLFIVNHPLILDKLTRIRNQNTQKKDFKENLSEISTLMAYEVFKNLPVDDIEIQTPITKVTGKTLSKTIILCPILRAGLGMTNGFEYVVPNAIISHIGLYRNEETLKPHNYFFKYPKNIANMDDALVFILDPMLATGGTANAAIKELKKVGFKHITLVAIVGAPVAIKKIEQKNPDVKIYLSALDKNLNDDGYIVPGLGDAGDRIFGTK; translated from the coding sequence GTGGAAAATAATAAAAATTTATTTATTGTAAACCATCCTTTAATACTAGATAAGCTAACAAGAATTAGAAATCAGAATACACAAAAAAAAGATTTCAAAGAAAACTTGAGTGAAATTTCTACTTTAATGGCTTATGAAGTGTTTAAAAATTTACCAGTAGATGACATTGAAATCCAAACTCCAATAACTAAAGTTACTGGTAAAACATTAAGTAAAACTATTATTCTTTGTCCTATCTTACGAGCAGGTTTAGGAATGACGAACGGTTTTGAATATGTAGTACCTAATGCTATTATTAGTCATATTGGACTTTATCGTAATGAAGAGACATTAAAACCACATAATTATTTTTTTAAGTATCCAAAAAATATTGCTAACATGGATGATGCTTTAGTATTCATTTTAGATCCAATGCTTGCCACAGGTGGCACTGCTAATGCTGCCATTAAAGAGTTAAAAAAAGTTGGATTTAAACACATTACTTTAGTCGCCATTGTTGGTGCACCAGTTGCCATTAAAAAAATTGAACAAAAAAACCCAGATGTTAAAATATACCTATCAGCATTAGATAAAAATTTAAATGATGATGGTTATATTGTTCCTGGTTTAGGTGATGCTGGTGACAGAATTTTCGGAACTAAATAA
- the atpA gene encoding F0F1 ATP synthase subunit alpha: MSLNVNQISEIIKTQIKNYGKKISANEEGTVVTVGDGIALVHGLDKAINGELVLFPKSNVYGMVLSLEETAVGVVLMGNDTEICEGDSVKRTGNVVETPVGNALLGRVVNALGQKIDGKGPIKTTKTRPVEKIAPGVMTRKSVSQPLATGLLSIDAMIPIGKGQRELIIGDRQTGKTTIAIDTIINQKGKDVKCVYVAIGQKASTVAQIVDKLTQLGAMEYTTIVCATASEVAPLQYIAPYTGITIAEEWMEQGQDVLIVYDDLSKHAVAYRAISLLLRRPPGREAYPGDVFYLHSRLLERAARLNEKHGGGSITALPIIETQAGDISAYIPTNVISITDGQIFLMSELFNAGIRPAVDVGLSVSRVGSSAQIKAIKQVGGTLKLELAQFRELQDFSRFGSDLDENTRDIIEHGKRSIEILKQKQNEPLSQIDQAIILLAVKNKAIRWLPVEMMDTFKKEVIIYFQKQQRKSYLKLQQEQAFSPDLQIAISEGIINVVYNLVKKLNNYNPKLYGNPEQWEELTKNFR, translated from the coding sequence GTGTCCTTAAATGTTAATCAAATTTCAGAAATTATTAAAACCCAAATTAAAAATTATGGTAAAAAAATTAGTGCCAATGAAGAAGGTACAGTTGTTACTGTGGGTGACGGAATTGCCTTAGTTCATGGTTTAGATAAGGCTATTAATGGTGAATTAGTGCTGTTCCCTAAAAGTAATGTCTATGGTATGGTTCTTAGTTTAGAAGAAACTGCTGTTGGTGTGGTGTTAATGGGTAATGATACAGAAATTTGTGAAGGTGATAGTGTTAAAAGAACTGGTAATGTTGTAGAAACGCCAGTCGGTAATGCTTTACTAGGTCGTGTTGTTAATGCCTTAGGTCAAAAAATTGATGGTAAAGGTCCTATTAAAACAACAAAAACTCGTCCTGTGGAAAAAATTGCCCCAGGAGTTATGACAAGAAAATCAGTCTCACAACCATTAGCTACTGGATTATTATCGATCGATGCTATGATTCCTATTGGTAAAGGGCAAAGAGAATTAATTATTGGTGACCGTCAAACTGGTAAAACAACAATTGCTATTGATACAATTATTAATCAAAAAGGCAAGGATGTTAAATGTGTTTACGTTGCCATTGGACAAAAAGCCTCAACAGTTGCTCAAATTGTTGATAAACTAACACAGTTAGGCGCTATGGAATATACAACTATTGTTTGTGCCACTGCTAGTGAAGTAGCACCGCTCCAATACATAGCTCCGTATACTGGAATTACTATTGCCGAAGAATGAATGGAACAAGGTCAAGATGTACTAATTGTTTATGATGATTTAAGCAAACATGCCGTTGCTTATCGTGCTATTTCATTACTACTAAGAAGACCACCAGGACGTGAAGCATATCCTGGAGATGTTTTTTACTTGCATTCACGTTTATTAGAACGTGCAGCTCGTTTAAATGAAAAACATGGTGGTGGGAGTATTACTGCTTTACCGATTATTGAAACACAAGCAGGTGATATTTCTGCCTATATCCCTACTAACGTTATCTCAATTACTGATGGTCAAATCTTTTTAATGTCAGAATTATTTAATGCTGGAATTCGTCCTGCTGTTGATGTTGGTCTATCAGTATCAAGGGTAGGTTCGTCAGCCCAAATTAAAGCCATTAAACAAGTTGGCGGAACGTTAAAATTAGAACTAGCCCAATTTCGTGAATTACAAGATTTTTCTCGATTTGGTTCTGATTTAGATGAAAACACAAGAGATATTATTGAACATGGAAAACGTTCAATTGAAATTTTAAAACAAAAACAAAATGAACCGTTAAGTCAAATTGATCAAGCAATTATTTTATTAGCAGTTAAAAATAAAGCTATTAGATGATTGCCAGTAGAAATGATGGATACGTTTAAAAAAGAAGTTATTATTTATTTCCAAAAACAACAACGTAAAAGTTATTTAAAATTACAACAAGAGCAAGCATTTTCTCCTGATTTACAAATAGCTATTAGTGAAGGAATCATAAATGTTGTTTATAATTTAGTTAAAAAACTTAACAACTATAATCCTAAATTATATGGTAATCCAGAACAATGAGAAGAATTAACTAAGAATTTCAGATAA
- a CDS encoding L-threonylcarbamoyladenylate synthase — translation MITFKQNQILEISQKFNDSQVIALPTDTVYGLAAKYNDEKAIAEIYKIKNRGHNKPLPILVGSWEQAKLVGIISEDLQRFLTTNFKEGKVTVIVAKQPMLNTPYWITKSSVAIRVSASSFIKKITAILGPLVATSCNISNELPITDYKLINLPKLKYKVMGEILDNKPSTIYDSFTGKIIR, via the coding sequence ATGATAACTTTTAAACAAAATCAAATATTAGAAATAAGTCAAAAATTTAATGATAGTCAAGTCATAGCTTTACCAACAGATACGGTTTATGGTCTTGCTGCTAAATATAATGATGAAAAAGCAATTGCAGAAATTTATAAAATTAAAAATCGTGGACACAATAAACCTTTACCAATTTTAGTTGGTAGTTGAGAACAAGCTAAATTAGTAGGAATAATCAGTGAAGATTTACAAAGATTTTTAACTACTAATTTTAAAGAAGGGAAAGTCACAGTTATTGTTGCTAAACAACCAATGTTAAATACCCCATATTGAATTACAAAATCTTCAGTTGCTATTAGAGTCAGTGCTTCATCATTTATTAAAAAAATAACTGCTATTTTAGGTCCTTTAGTTGCTACTAGTTGTAATATTAGTAATGAATTACCTATTACTGACTATAAGTTAATAAACCTACCTAAATTGAAATATAAAGTGATGGGCGAAATACTAGATAATAAACCATCAACTATTTATGATAGTTTTACTGGCAAAATTATTAGATAA
- the atpG gene encoding ATP synthase F1 subunit gamma, whose protein sequence is MAQSMEQIRWRIKSVNISYKITKAMQLVSTAKLKKVGKRIEVIKPYYSEVYNTFNQLIPKLNNSIYLKSKDQVINKTIWLIFNSNLGLCGGFNNNLNKVVMEQYQPQDEIVIIGSKGVSYFTNHHCNIIQSYIDFNTESSYNDSQEISLLLLSKFNNKETDGIKVAYTKYVNTVTTIPTIIDLLPIVPIKTNQKTLIQTDFEPDPETVIASAIPLYVGSIIYGALVESQISEQASRRLAMENASNNANDIKNNLLVTYNRARQGAITQEISEIIGGASAQES, encoded by the coding sequence ATGGCACAAAGTATGGAACAAATTCGTTGACGAATTAAATCAGTTAATATTAGCTATAAAATAACTAAAGCCATGCAATTAGTTTCAACTGCTAAGTTAAAAAAAGTTGGTAAAAGAATTGAAGTTATTAAACCTTACTATTCTGAAGTTTATAACACTTTTAATCAACTAATTCCTAAACTAAATAATTCCATTTATTTAAAATCAAAAGACCAAGTAATTAATAAAACCATTTGATTAATCTTTAATTCTAATTTAGGACTATGTGGTGGTTTTAATAATAATCTAAATAAAGTAGTAATGGAACAGTATCAACCCCAAGATGAAATAGTTATTATTGGTAGTAAGGGAGTTTCGTATTTCACAAATCATCATTGTAATATTATTCAAAGTTATATTGATTTTAATACTGAATCTTCATATAATGATTCCCAAGAAATATCATTACTATTGCTTTCTAAATTTAATAACAAAGAAACTGATGGAATTAAAGTTGCGTATACTAAATATGTAAATACCGTTACCACAATTCCTACTATTATTGATTTATTGCCAATTGTCCCTATTAAAACTAATCAAAAAACACTAATTCAAACTGATTTTGAACCAGACCCTGAGACAGTGATTGCTAGTGCTATTCCCCTATATGTTGGTTCAATTATTTATGGTGCTTTAGTAGAATCACAAATATCAGAACAAGCATCACGAAGATTAGCCATGGAAAATGCTTCTAATAATGCTAATGATATTAAAAATAATTTACTAGTAACATATAATCGTGCCCGTCAAGGAGCTATTACCCAAGAAATATCGGAAATTATTGGTGGCGCCAGTGCCCAAGAATCATAA
- a CDS encoding ATP-binding cassette domain-containing protein, producing the protein MSSNQQVLTITNLNKTFKSNHVLKDLSCTLEQGKVYGLIGKNGAGKTTLIKCIIGALLTDSGKILINNISNQKTKEKPPIAYIPEKILFPMNIILSNF; encoded by the coding sequence ATGAGCAGTAATCAACAAGTTTTAACTATTACTAATCTTAATAAAACTTTTAAAAGTAACCATGTATTAAAAGACTTAAGTTGTACCCTTGAACAAGGCAAAGTTTATGGATTAATTGGAAAAAATGGTGCTGGCAAAACTACTTTAATTAAATGTATTATTGGAGCTTTACTTACTGACAGTGGTAAAATCTTAATCAATAATATTTCTAATCAGAAAACTAAAGAAAAACCACCAATTGCTTACATACCTGAAAAAATACTTTTCCCAATGAATATAATACTAAGCAATTTCTAA
- a CDS encoding ATP-binding cassette domain-containing protein: protein MKGNSKTQTKLIVNNILQQYNLSNIAKINPNKLSSGMQKQLMIDAMLIGDPNIIIMDEPTVNLDPNNRFIFFTKINTFKIQNKTVIISSHILDELANVADEFLILDEGKITTKEFINKNDNYCVIKTFTEDDFTKILDALENQIVQIIKTDKTNNEAILQLKLNIKIQDINYLAYKNKITLAKCEKYQDQISDIYHIFNSNEPK from the coding sequence ATTAAAGGTAATAGTAAAACTCAAACTAAATTAATAGTAAACAATATTTTACAACAATATAATTTATCTAATATTGCTAAAATTAACCCTAATAAATTATCTAGTGGTATGCAAAAGCAATTAATGATTGATGCTATGCTTATTGGTGACCCCAATATTATAATTATGGATGAACCAACTGTTAATTTAGACCCCAATAACCGTTTCATTTTTTTTACTAAAATTAACACTTTTAAAATTCAAAACAAGACAGTAATTATTTCCTCACATATTCTTGATGAATTAGCCAATGTTGCTGATGAATTTTTAATTTTAGATGAAGGGAAAATTACTACTAAAGAATTTATTAATAAAAATGATAATTATTGTGTAATTAAAACCTTTACCGAAGATGATTTTACAAAAATATTAGATGCATTAGAAAACCAAATCGTACAAATTATTAAAACTGATAAAACAAATAACGAAGCCATTTTACAATTAAAACTTAATATTAAAATTCAAGATATTAATTATTTAGCATATAAAAATAAAATCACACTTGCTAAGTGTGAAAAATATCAAGATCAAATTTCTGATATTTATCATATTTTTAATTCTAATGAACCAAAATAA
- the prmC gene encoding peptide chain release factor N(5)-glutamine methyltransferase: MTYKDYLLAAKHINHNDEKVNKIILLYFIEKDLSWLYANMDTKIEDTFLEQYLLLIEKYVAGYPLQYIIRYEYFYGNKFFVDNRVLIPRSETEELINYVFDYAKNIFHDDKLSILDLGTGSGAIAISVALAKPQWEIVATDISIAALEVAKINGKNYNLNNIKFIESDLFSNLKNHKFNIIISNPPYIDETSDTYLMSNLQYEPKSALFAEENGLLLYKLIFQHCSEFVTKPFLLAFEFGFDQKEVLEILVKKYLYNYHYQFVKDINGKWRMLFVWQ, from the coding sequence ATGACATATAAAGATTATTTATTAGCTGCTAAACATATTAATCATAATGATGAAAAAGTTAATAAAATTATCTTATTATATTTTATTGAAAAAGATTTATCATGATTGTATGCTAACATGGATACAAAAATAGAAGATACTTTTTTAGAACAATATTTACTTTTAATTGAAAAATATGTTGCTGGTTATCCTTTACAATATATTATTCGTTATGAATATTTTTATGGTAATAAATTCTTTGTTGATAATCGTGTTTTAATTCCACGCAGTGAAACTGAAGAATTAATAAATTATGTTTTTGACTATGCCAAGAACATTTTTCATGATGATAAGTTATCAATTTTAGATTTAGGAACTGGTAGTGGCGCAATCGCCATTAGCGTTGCTTTAGCAAAACCACAATGAGAAATAGTAGCTACTGATATTAGCATTGCTGCCTTGGAAGTCGCAAAAATAAATGGTAAAAATTATAATTTAAATAATATTAAATTTATAGAAAGTGACTTATTTAGTAATTTAAAAAATCACAAATTTAATATTATTATTTCTAATCCCCCATATATTGATGAAACATCTGATACATATCTTATGTCCAATTTGCAATATGAACCAAAATCAGCATTATTTGCTGAAGAAAATGGTTTATTATTATATAAATTAATTTTTCAACATTGTTCTGAATTTGTCACTAAACCATTTTTATTGGCATTTGAATTTGGTTTTGACCAAAAAGAAGTATTAGAAATATTAGTTAAAAAATACTTATATAATTACCATTATCAGTTTGTTAAAGATATCAATGGTAAATGGAGAATGCTTTTTGTTTGGCAGTAA